A region of Plectropomus leopardus isolate mb chromosome 16, YSFRI_Pleo_2.0, whole genome shotgun sequence DNA encodes the following proteins:
- the eif2b2 gene encoding translation initiation factor eIF-2B subunit beta codes for MPGPDKETDLTERIEAFLSDLKRGGSGTGPLRGSAETARETTALLRRITAQARWSSAGDLMEIIRKEGRRMTAAQPSEATVGNMIRRVLKIIREEYARSRGSSEETDQQESLHKLLTSGGLSEENFRQHFAALKANVIEAINELLTELEGTTDNIAMQALEHIHSNEVIMTIGRSRTVEAFLKDAARKRKFHVIVAECAPFCQGHEMATSLSKAGIETTVITDAAIFAVMSRVNKVIIGTQTVLANGGLRAVNGTHTLALAAKHHSTPLIICAPMFKLSPQFPNEEDTFHKFVSPHEVLPFTEGEILSKVNVHCPVFDYVPPELITLFISNIGGHAPSYIYRLMSELYHPEDHEL; via the exons ATGCCGGGaccagacaaagagacagacctGACGGAGAGAATCGAAGCGTTTCTGTCCGACCTGAAGCGCGGGGGCAGCGGGACGGGGCCGCTGCGGGGCTCGGCGGAGACAGCCCGGGAGACGACAGCCCTGCTCCGGAGGATCACAGCCCAGGCCCGGTGGAGCAGCGCAG GCGATCTGATGGAAATAATCCGTAAAGAGGGGAGGAGAATGACGGCCGCTCAGCCGTCTGAGGCCACTGTCGGAAACATGATCAGACGGGTGCTGAAGATCATCAGAGAGGAATATGCCAG ATCTCGAGGCAGCAGTGAAGAGACGGACCAGCAGGAATCTCTCCACAAGCTGCTGACCTCCGGAGGACTCAGCGAGGAGAACTTCAGACAGCATTTTGCCGCCCTCAAAGCAAACGTCATCGAGGCCATCAATGAGTTACTGACCGAGCTGG agggAACGACTGACAACATCGCGATGCAGGCTTTGGAGCACATTCACTCTAATGAGGTCATCATGACTATCGGCCGCTCTCGCACCGTCGAGGCCTTCCTCAAAGACGCCGCACGCAAACGCAAGTTCCATGTCATCGTTGCAGAGTGCGCCCCCTTCTGCCAG GGACACGAGATGGCAACCAGCCTCTCGAAAGCCGGCATCGAAACAACCGTGATCACAGACGCTGCCATATTCGCAGTTATGTCTCGTGTTAATAAG GTCATCATCGGTACGCAGACAGTTCTGGCGAACGGAGGTCTGAGGGCCGTAAATGGGACGCACACTCTGGCTCTTGCAGCGAAGCACCACTCAACGCCGCTGATCATTTGTGCTCCCATGTTCAAGCTCTCGCCTCAG tTCCCAAATGAAGAAGACACCTTCCATAAGTTTGTCTCTCCGCACGAGGTGCTTCCCTTCACTGAAG GTGAGATTCTCTCAAAGGTGAACGTACACTGTCCGGTGTTTGACTACGTCCCACCTGAGCTCATCACACTGTTCATCTCCAACATCGGAGGACACGCACCGTCCTACATCTACCGACTCATGAGCGAACTTTACCACCCTGAAGACCACGAGCTTTAA
- the tmed10 gene encoding transmembrane emp24 domain-containing protein 10 has product MARLAALLLLPVLIESVFSISFFLPVNSRKCLREEIHKDVLVTGEYEITEQANTKTNLKITDSSSHTLYSKEDATKGKFAFTTEDYDMFEVCFESKSPMGTGRVPDQLVNLDMKHGVEAKNYEEIAKVEKLKPLEVELRRLEDLSESIVNDFAYMKKREEEMRDTNESTNTRVLYFSIFSMCCLIGLATWQVFYLRRFFKAKKLIE; this is encoded by the exons ATGGCTCGACTCGCTGCGCTACTGTTGTTACCGGTTCTTATTGAATCAGTATTTtctatttccttctttttaccGGTCAACTCAAGAAAGTGTTTACGAGAGGAGATTCACAAAGACGTCCTGGTGACGGGAGAGTATGAAATAACCGAACAGGCGAACACCAAAACTAATCTGAAG ATCACAGATTCCTCCAGCCACACTCTTTACTCCAAGGAAGATGCAACAAAAGGAAAGTTTGCATTTACCACAGAGGACTATGACATGTTTGAGGTGTGCTTTGAGAGCAAGTCACCCATGG GGACTGGAAGAGTGCCTGACCAGCTGGTCAATCTGGACATGAAGCATGGAGTGGAGGCCAAAAACTATGAAGAG ATCGCCAAGGTGGAGAAGCTGAAGCCTCTCGAGGTCGAGCTGAGGCGACTGGAGGACCTGTCAGAGTCCATCGTCAATGACTTTGCTTACatgaagaagagagaggaggagatgagggaTACCAATG AGTCCACCAACACACGCGTGCTGTACTTCAGCATATTCTCCATGTGCTGTCTCATCGGGCTGGCCACATGGCAGGTCTTCTACTTGCGGCGCTTCTTCAAGGCAAAGAAGCTGATCGAGTAG